From a region of the Terriglobia bacterium genome:
- a CDS encoding tyrosine-type recombinase/integrase: MARSDAEDSLDGCRGDWGTPKSQASNATIGVEPCVIDRINRLKLLTVQVRAGRARRRYNLVKSDGPVDLVFQSVKTGAAMRDNNILSRHIKPAARKLELPWVNWRCLRTSHATWMIESGANPKDVQGQMRHSRISTTMDIYAQFVPESQRRALTKMSEMVNARMSQPTASKPVISAKPQSQMVN, translated from the coding sequence TTGGCGCGAAGCGACGCTGAAGACTCTCTTGACGGCTGCCGCGGTGACTGGGGGACTCCCAAAAGCCAGGCCAGCAACGCCACCATAGGGGTCGAGCCTTGTGTCATCGACCGCATCAACCGCCTCAAGTTGCTGACCGTACAGGTCAGGGCGGGTCGTGCGCGGCGACGGTACAACCTGGTGAAATCGGACGGCCCCGTGGATCTAGTCTTTCAGTCGGTCAAGACGGGTGCGGCCATGCGCGACAACAACATCCTGTCGCGCCATATCAAGCCGGCCGCGCGCAAATTGGAACTGCCCTGGGTCAACTGGCGGTGCCTGCGAACCTCGCACGCCACCTGGATGATCGAGTCCGGAGCAAACCCCAAGGACGTGCAGGGTCAGATGCGGCACTCCCGCATCTCGACCACCATGGACATCTACGCTCAGTTCGTGCCGGAGTCGCAACGGCGCGCTCTGACCAAGATGTCCGAGATGGTGAATGCGCGCATGTCCCAGCCGACCGCGTCGAAGCCAGTGATTTCGGCAAAACCGCAGTCGCAGATGGTGAACTGA
- a CDS encoding Hsp20/alpha crystallin family protein — MTQLTRWEPFREFPTMQDRMSLMNRLFRESYSPEGPEEALTTTSFAPPVDIYEDEHNITVKMEVPGIDEKDIDVRIENSTLTVHGERKIEKEEKEENFRRVERHYGSFTRSFTLPSSVDPGQVSADYDKGVLKINLAKKAEAKPKQIKVNVRGEKTLEGKAHSKVA, encoded by the coding sequence ATGACACAATTGACCCGTTGGGAACCTTTCCGTGAGTTTCCGACCATGCAAGACCGCATGAGCCTGATGAACCGACTTTTCCGTGAGTCGTATAGCCCCGAAGGCCCGGAAGAGGCGTTGACAACCACCAGCTTCGCACCGCCGGTGGACATCTACGAAGATGAGCACAACATCACCGTGAAGATGGAAGTCCCGGGCATCGACGAAAAAGACATCGATGTCCGCATCGAGAACAGCACTCTCACCGTCCATGGCGAGCGCAAGATCGAGAAGGAAGAGAAAGAGGAGAACTTCCGTCGCGTCGAGCGGCACTACGGAAGCTTCACCCGCTCGTTCACGCTGCCCAGCTCCGTGGATCCGGGACAAGTGAGCGCCGACTATGACAAGGGCGTGCTGAAGATCAACCTCGCCAAGAAGGCCGAAGCCAAGCCCAAGCAGATCAAGGTCAATGTTCGCGGCGAGAAGACCCTCGAAGGCAAGGCTCACAGCAAGGTTGCGTAA
- a CDS encoding zinc dependent phospholipase C family protein: MNIKSLSHLLGFHIAMIKAHKFVRRVGGALAVSVLFVCALSQVCSGYSVLTHEQIVDLLWDEQIKPLLLQKYPGTSDEELRVAHGYAYGGCLIQDIGYYPFGNRFFSDLVHYVRSGDFVQALLSEATDVNEYAFALGALAHYTSDITGHPSVNTAVADSFPKLRAKYGPQVTFAQNKKAHIQTEFGFDVVQVAKQRYTTDAYHNFIGFQVSKPLLERAFLKTYGIELKDVVSNIDLSIGSFRWSIGHVIPEMTRVALLVKKDEMVKEDPTFAKKKFLFNMKRTDYERDWGKGYQKPGAGARILAVLFKLVPKIGPFKAIGFKMPSPETETLYLKSINSTVDQYGIYLRDVKADKLSLKNTDFDTGKPTVAGEYGLTDEAYAKLLDKLADAKFAHMLDSLRQNLLDFYNTTNVPVYAKKNPERWNKALRNIASLKSMVPEATTPEAQEAPRSSDNFAHR; this comes from the coding sequence TTGAACATCAAATCCCTTTCCCACTTGTTAGGATTTCACATCGCAATGATAAAAGCTCACAAATTCGTGCGCCGTGTCGGCGGAGCATTGGCAGTGTCGGTACTGTTTGTCTGCGCTCTAAGTCAGGTGTGCAGCGGCTACTCGGTGCTGACGCATGAACAGATCGTTGATCTGCTTTGGGACGAACAGATCAAACCCCTCTTGCTGCAGAAGTATCCCGGCACATCAGACGAGGAGCTGCGCGTGGCGCATGGCTATGCGTACGGCGGATGCCTGATCCAGGATATCGGTTATTACCCCTTCGGTAACCGGTTCTTCAGCGACCTGGTGCACTACGTCCGGAGCGGCGATTTCGTTCAGGCACTGCTTTCCGAGGCGACCGACGTCAATGAATACGCCTTCGCGCTGGGAGCGCTGGCGCACTACACCTCCGACATAACCGGGCATCCGTCCGTGAACACTGCCGTAGCTGACAGCTTTCCCAAACTGAGAGCCAAGTATGGCCCCCAAGTCACATTTGCCCAGAACAAGAAAGCCCACATCCAGACAGAGTTCGGCTTTGATGTCGTCCAAGTCGCCAAACAGCGTTACACGACGGACGCGTACCACAACTTCATCGGGTTTCAGGTCTCTAAACCATTGCTGGAACGGGCATTCCTGAAGACATACGGGATCGAGCTGAAAGATGTTGTGTCCAATATCGATCTATCCATCGGCAGCTTTCGCTGGTCCATCGGCCATGTCATTCCTGAAATGACTCGCGTCGCGCTCCTCGTCAAGAAAGACGAGATGGTCAAGGAAGACCCGACTTTCGCCAAGAAGAAGTTTCTCTTCAACATGAAGCGCACTGATTATGAGCGAGACTGGGGAAAGGGCTACCAGAAACCGGGGGCAGGCGCCCGGATACTCGCCGTACTTTTCAAGCTCGTGCCCAAGATCGGCCCATTCAAGGCGATCGGCTTCAAGATGCCAAGCCCGGAGACTGAGACCCTGTATCTGAAGAGTATCAACTCCACCGTAGACCAATATGGGATCTATCTCCGGGATGTGAAGGCGGACAAGCTCTCTTTGAAAAACACGGACTTTGATACTGGCAAGCCGACCGTAGCTGGGGAGTACGGGTTGACGGACGAAGCGTATGCCAAGCTGTTGGACAAGCTGGCGGACGCAAAATTCGCACACATGCTAGATTCACTGCGGCAAAACCTCCTGGACTTCTACAACACCACGAATGTTCCCGTTTACGCGAAGAAGAACCCCGAAAGATGGAATAAAGCGCTCAGGAATATTGCATCGCTCAAATCGATGGTTCCAGAAGCGACAACACCCGAGGCGCAGGAAGCACCTCGATCGAGCGACAACTTCGCACATCGATAA
- a CDS encoding lmo0937 family membrane protein: MLWTILVILMIMWLLGFSLNVGGGLIHLLLVVALVVLIFNLATGRRAV; encoded by the coding sequence ATGCTTTGGACGATCCTGGTCATCCTCATGATTATGTGGCTGCTTGGTTTCAGCCTGAACGTGGGCGGGGGGCTGATCCACCTGCTGCTGGTTGTGGCTCTGGTGGTCCTGATCTTCAACCTGGCGACTGGACGCCGCGCCGTGTAG
- a CDS encoding lipid-binding SYLF domain-containing protein, whose amino-acid sequence MKKLILLVALLSLTSLGWAGSDRESSIDRLNNAGKVLHEIMAAPDNGIPEEVLEHAKCVAVVPHMIKGGLVFGAENGRGVATCRTADGWSAPAFFAITGGSWGLQIGLEGVDLVMIIQNEKGMQQLLASKFQLGADASAAAGPVGRHASANTNWKLETEILTYSRAKGAFAGLTLSGASIRRDDDSMQAIYGHNVTTRSVLLGKVAATPESESFLNAVRSAKAQAVQVVKE is encoded by the coding sequence GTGAAGAAACTTATCTTGTTAGTCGCGTTGCTGAGTCTTACCAGCCTGGGCTGGGCGGGATCGGACCGCGAATCGTCGATTGATCGCCTGAATAATGCAGGCAAAGTGCTGCACGAGATCATGGCCGCGCCGGATAACGGCATTCCGGAAGAGGTACTGGAACACGCAAAGTGCGTAGCCGTGGTTCCGCACATGATCAAGGGTGGCCTTGTGTTCGGTGCCGAAAATGGCCGCGGCGTGGCCACATGCCGCACCGCCGATGGGTGGAGCGCGCCAGCGTTCTTTGCCATCACCGGCGGTAGCTGGGGATTGCAGATCGGTCTCGAAGGTGTGGACCTGGTCATGATCATCCAGAATGAAAAAGGCATGCAGCAGTTGCTGGCGAGCAAGTTCCAACTGGGAGCAGACGCTTCGGCGGCAGCGGGACCGGTCGGACGGCATGCTTCAGCTAACACGAATTGGAAGCTGGAGACCGAGATCCTGACCTACTCTCGCGCCAAGGGCGCCTTTGCTGGGCTCACGTTGTCGGGTGCTTCGATTCGTCGGGACGACGATTCCATGCAGGCCATCTACGGGCATAACGTCACGACCCGGAGCGTACTGCTGGGTAAAGTCGCAGCGACACCTGAGTCGGAATCGTTCCTGAACGCAGTCCGAAGCGCGAAGGCGCAGGCCGTACAGGTTGTAAAGGAATAG
- a CDS encoding response regulator: MASSRARLLLVDDEPAIREVTSALLAWEGYDVSTAEDGVEAMGQLVEPLPDLVISDLRMPRMSGFELLTLVRERFPHVPVIAMSGEFSEKELPAGILADAFLQKGSFTIHQLCSKIAELISTPPQRGRACMQIRS; encoded by the coding sequence ATGGCCAGTTCACGTGCGCGGCTTCTACTTGTCGACGACGAACCCGCCATTCGCGAGGTCACATCTGCTCTGCTGGCATGGGAAGGTTACGACGTGAGTACGGCGGAAGATGGCGTGGAGGCAATGGGGCAACTGGTGGAGCCATTACCGGATCTGGTGATCTCCGACTTGAGAATGCCGCGTATGTCCGGATTTGAACTGTTGACATTGGTCCGCGAACGGTTCCCTCATGTTCCAGTGATCGCCATGAGCGGAGAGTTTTCTGAAAAGGAGCTGCCGGCCGGGATACTCGCTGACGCGTTCCTACAAAAGGGATCTTTCACCATTCACCAGCTGTGCTCGAAGATCGCTGAGCTGATATCTACGCCTCCGCAGCGGGGACGAGCGTGTATGCAGATCCGTTCATGA
- a CDS encoding Crp/Fnr family transcriptional regulator gives MANERSLVFNSKRFLHKIGSQKTTRLYRKKQTIYSQGDAAEAMFYIHTGIVKLTIQSKQGKKAVAAILGQGDFFGEGCLATRSRRISTATAMEPSTIVRVRRATVLHIIHEDPAFAKLVISHLLARNVRIEEDLVDHIFSSSEKRLARLLVLLANVGNGSNSGRSHLKVNQETLAEMVGTTRSRVSFFMNRFRKLGLINYNGSFQVHESLLTFLLHD, from the coding sequence ATGGCGAATGAACGCAGTCTTGTCTTCAATTCCAAGAGATTCCTCCACAAGATCGGCAGTCAGAAGACCACCCGACTTTATCGAAAGAAGCAGACCATCTACTCGCAAGGGGATGCCGCGGAAGCAATGTTTTATATCCATACCGGGATCGTGAAGCTCACAATCCAATCCAAGCAGGGCAAGAAAGCGGTAGCCGCCATCCTGGGACAAGGCGACTTTTTCGGCGAGGGCTGTCTGGCAACCCGATCCCGGCGGATCTCGACGGCAACGGCCATGGAGCCGTCCACGATCGTTCGAGTCAGGAGAGCAACCGTCCTCCATATCATCCACGAAGACCCGGCCTTCGCAAAGCTCGTCATTTCACACCTGCTGGCCCGTAACGTGCGCATCGAGGAAGACCTGGTCGACCACATTTTTAGCTCCAGCGAGAAGCGGCTGGCTCGGTTGCTGGTGCTGCTGGCGAATGTTGGAAACGGTTCAAACTCGGGGCGCTCCCACCTCAAGGTGAACCAGGAAACGCTCGCGGAGATGGTCGGCACTACCCGCTCCCGGGTGAGTTTCTTTATGAATCGGTTCAGGAAGTTGGGTCTCATCAACTACAACGGAAGCTTCCAGGTGCACGAGTCACTGCTCACCTTCCTGCTGCATGACTAA
- a CDS encoding DUF3309 domain-containing protein: protein MLGTIFIVVLLLLLVGALPTWPHSRNWGYFPSGGLGMVLVILIILVLLGQL from the coding sequence ATGCTAGGAACCATTTTCATCGTCGTCCTGCTTCTGCTGCTGGTGGGAGCACTCCCAACATGGCCGCACAGCCGCAACTGGGGTTATTTCCCGAGTGGCGGCCTGGGGATGGTCCTGGTGATTCTGATCATCCTGGTGCTACTGGGTCAACTTTAG
- a CDS encoding DUF3494 domain-containing protein: MKSLCVCLLLLPLLAFGARADTLNTADSFAVLAGSTVTNAGVGVLGATVVNGSLGVSPGSTCSGFGTCPTTGPGTVINGTVHLADGVALQAQSDLTTAFTTLQALGLGGSLVPGGVLSGTYAPGVYFAPAASLTGKIFLNDGGVAGSQFIFYTPSTLITAPDSAIDVSGLSPSDGLFWVVGSSATLGDNTVFYGNILALTDINFDPGATIGCGRALARNGQVTFAGQNATTGIENLVSIGCEGTTGEGGGGFNGSGGGPGPAPVPELSSLPLVATGLAALVGSIRRKLLR, translated from the coding sequence ATGAAATCACTTTGCGTTTGTTTGTTGCTCTTACCCTTACTGGCATTCGGCGCCCGTGCGGACACCCTCAATACAGCGGATAGTTTTGCGGTCCTGGCGGGTTCGACGGTGACCAACGCCGGCGTCGGAGTTCTCGGCGCGACTGTTGTCAACGGAAGTCTGGGTGTCAGTCCGGGGAGCACGTGTTCTGGCTTTGGGACCTGTCCGACCACGGGTCCGGGCACGGTCATCAATGGAACGGTACATTTAGCTGATGGGGTCGCGCTGCAGGCTCAGAGTGATCTCACCACTGCGTTCACTACTCTACAAGCCCTGGGCCTAGGCGGTTCTCTAGTGCCTGGTGGTGTCCTGAGTGGGACCTACGCGCCGGGCGTCTACTTTGCTCCCGCGGCGTCTTTGACGGGAAAGATCTTTCTCAACGACGGGGGCGTCGCCGGTTCGCAATTCATTTTCTACACACCGAGCACGCTGATCACCGCACCCGACTCGGCTATTGATGTGAGCGGTCTCTCCCCAAGTGACGGCCTGTTTTGGGTGGTCGGCAGCTCCGCGACTCTCGGTGACAACACTGTGTTCTACGGAAATATTCTTGCGCTCACGGACATCAACTTCGACCCCGGCGCAACCATTGGATGCGGTAGAGCCCTGGCGCGAAATGGTCAAGTGACGTTTGCCGGACAGAACGCGACTACAGGAATTGAGAACCTGGTATCCATTGGCTGCGAGGGCACTACTGGCGAAGGTGGCGGTGGCTTTAACGGTAGCGGTGGCGGTCCCGGTCCCGCTCCCGTGCCCGAGCTCTCCAGCTTGCCTCTGGTAGCGACAGGGTTAGCAGCGTTGGTGGGAAGCATTCGCCGCAAGCTGCTCCGGTAG
- a CDS encoding outer membrane beta-barrel protein, whose product MALVVALFFLGDLARAQEQPAPKWEIFGGYSFIYPNARLHAINPIIDANQEGNPRGLGASVTYNFNRWFGLTADFSGTLWGSGETPAQLALLDDAQFYNVSFGPKLTYRREHFAPFVEGLVGWHRLTEDQVPLVGSSNAFGFMLGGGVDVPISRHFALRLLRADFVFSNHQFPPAALVGTTDVRGVRLQTGIVLMFGGERIVTPTGATCSVQPTEVFAGEPVQATATTSGFNPKHTLSYNWTSTGGAISGKDASASVDTKGLNPGSYTVNMHVTDARNAKAMAACNTAFAIRERAKHPPQISCSAYPGTVQSGTPSNVTCTCSTPDSGPEYRPPVSVSIGNWSSSSGKVSGSEGSATLDTAGVGAGPVTVSATCTDNRGLSSNGEANVNVENPPPPLQASKLNECGYTNKAKPARVDNACKAALDDYALRLQRDPDAKGVVVGNRGATEKAKNVAGQRAANVKDYMVKEKGIDPARIETRTGSADAMSTEQWVVPAGATFSEAGTEVVTQTATAETHGTGKKKAAPKKEAQ is encoded by the coding sequence GTGGCACTGGTCGTAGCCCTGTTCTTCCTGGGTGATCTAGCGCGTGCGCAAGAACAACCCGCACCAAAGTGGGAGATCTTTGGCGGATACTCCTTCATTTATCCCAACGCCAGGTTGCACGCCATTAATCCGATCATCGACGCAAACCAGGAGGGGAACCCTCGCGGTCTCGGCGCCAGCGTCACCTACAACTTCAATCGCTGGTTCGGGCTCACGGCGGATTTCAGCGGGACGCTTTGGGGAAGTGGTGAGACCCCGGCGCAGTTGGCGTTGCTGGACGACGCGCAGTTCTACAACGTCTCGTTCGGGCCCAAACTGACCTACCGCCGCGAGCATTTCGCGCCGTTCGTTGAGGGTCTGGTGGGCTGGCATCGCCTGACCGAAGATCAAGTGCCGCTGGTCGGCAGCAGCAACGCGTTCGGATTCATGCTCGGCGGCGGAGTCGATGTTCCGATCAGCAGGCATTTCGCGCTGCGGCTCTTGCGGGCAGACTTCGTGTTCTCAAATCACCAATTTCCTCCCGCGGCGCTGGTCGGGACCACCGATGTGCGAGGAGTGAGACTGCAGACGGGCATTGTCTTGATGTTCGGCGGGGAACGGATCGTAACGCCAACCGGCGCAACCTGCTCGGTACAGCCGACCGAAGTCTTTGCCGGCGAGCCGGTGCAGGCCACGGCCACTACCAGCGGATTCAATCCCAAGCACACGCTGAGCTACAACTGGACCTCCACCGGCGGCGCCATCAGCGGCAAGGACGCCTCCGCCAGCGTGGACACCAAAGGCCTGAATCCCGGCAGCTACACCGTCAACATGCACGTGACCGACGCCAGGAACGCCAAGGCCATGGCCGCCTGCAACACCGCATTCGCCATCAGGGAACGCGCCAAGCACCCGCCGCAGATCTCCTGCTCCGCCTATCCGGGGACCGTGCAGTCGGGCACTCCTTCCAACGTCACCTGCACCTGCTCGACGCCGGACAGCGGGCCGGAGTACCGGCCCCCGGTCTCGGTGAGCATCGGCAACTGGAGCTCCAGCTCCGGCAAGGTCAGCGGCAGCGAGGGCAGCGCCACCCTGGATACCGCGGGCGTGGGCGCCGGTCCGGTCACGGTCAGCGCCACCTGCACCGATAACCGCGGTCTCTCCAGCAACGGCGAAGCTAACGTCAACGTAGAGAACCCGCCGCCTCCGCTTCAGGCCAGCAAGCTGAACGAGTGCGGCTACACCAACAAGGCCAAGCCGGCACGAGTTGATAACGCCTGCAAGGCCGCTCTCGACGACTATGCGCTCCGCCTGCAGCGCGACCCTGACGCTAAGGGCGTGGTCGTCGGCAATCGTGGCGCCACCGAGAAAGCAAAGAATGTCGCCGGTCAGCGTGCCGCCAACGTCAAGGACTACATGGTCAAGGAGAAGGGTATCGATCCCGCGCGCATCGAGACCCGCACCGGCAGCGCCGATGCCATGAGCACGGAACAGTGGGTCGTTCCTGCCGGGGCTACCTTCAGCGAAGCAGGCACCGAAGTCGTGACCCAGACGGCTACCGCCGAGACTCACGGCACCGGCAAGAAGAAAGCTGCTCCCAAGAAGGAGGCCCAGTGA
- a CDS encoding DUF3494 domain-containing protein: MRTHTNRKIWFIALLLLGFAAGCADLDKGLAGGGGGGGGGPVVVLGAAGGCAILGATPVVSNTGPTVVTGGDICISPALSFTGWARIDAGPGVLTPPGLFRAPSGLSLFPLCPPQCGPDPDPIPAQAQLDMLTAYNDLAGRTGGLPLPGDISGLTLTPGIYKNASSTGILSPAPGPLSIVTLDGLGNPDAVFIFQIGSALTTNTGTQVKLTNGTQAKNVFWQVGSSATLGVNSTFNGSILALASITLDTGATLNGRALAHTGAVTCDSNPVTVP, from the coding sequence ATGCGGACACACACCAACCGCAAGATCTGGTTCATAGCACTCCTACTACTCGGTTTTGCCGCCGGATGCGCCGATCTCGATAAGGGACTGGCGGGAGGAGGGGGAGGTGGAGGTGGGGGGCCTGTCGTTGTGCTGGGAGCAGCCGGCGGCTGTGCGATTCTGGGCGCAACTCCTGTAGTCAGCAATACCGGCCCGACCGTCGTCACGGGTGGAGACATCTGCATTAGCCCGGCCTTGTCGTTCACCGGCTGGGCCAGGATCGACGCTGGTCCTGGCGTTCTGACCCCTCCGGGACTCTTTCGTGCACCCAGCGGGCTCTCGCTCTTTCCCCTCTGCCCCCCCCAGTGCGGGCCCGACCCCGATCCTATCCCGGCTCAAGCTCAACTGGATATGCTTACCGCCTACAACGATCTTGCGGGAAGGACAGGCGGGCTTCCTCTACCTGGCGATATCAGCGGTTTGACTCTTACCCCCGGTATCTACAAGAACGCAAGCTCGACAGGGATTCTATCGCCGGCGCCGGGGCCGTTGTCGATCGTCACGCTCGACGGATTGGGTAACCCGGATGCCGTTTTCATCTTCCAGATCGGGTCGGCGCTGACTACCAACACCGGGACCCAGGTCAAACTGACCAACGGTACTCAGGCGAAGAACGTCTTCTGGCAAGTCGGCAGCTCGGCGACGCTGGGCGTAAATTCCACCTTCAATGGAAGCATCCTGGCCCTTGCGTCGATCACCTTGGACACCGGCGCGACCCTGAATGGCCGAGCCCTTGCACATACCGGAGCAGTCACGTGTGATTCGAATCCTGTGACCGTCCCGTAA
- the kaiC gene encoding circadian clock protein KaiC has product MARAKPKVVRPSLPKAPTGIQGLDEVTGGGLPKGRVTLVCGSAGCGKSLLAMEFLVHGAVRYGEPGVCMDFEETEQKLTANVASLGFDLRELIKRKKLLVDYVSIERSQIAETGEYNLEGLFIRLAHAVKAIKAKRVVLDSIEALFSGLVDSTILRAELRRLFHWLEDHKLTAVVTGEAGEHTLTRHGLEEYIADCVIALDHRVTEQISTRRLRIVKYRGTSHGTDEYPFLIDHEGISVVPITSLALAHKASTDRVATGIPALDEMMEGKGFYRGSSVLVSGTSGTGKSSLAANFAGATCARGEDCLYFAFEESPSQILRNMRSVGIDLERWVRQGLLHFHAMRPTSTGLEGHLAIIHKLSAKLRPNVVVIDPITNLVTASGIYGVKSMLMRLVDFLKVEQITSMFTNLTFSGDPQERTAAAVSSLMDTWIVLRDSKPNGRPKRELYVLKSRGMAHSREVRELTVSDRGIELGIVLRDHTLATTVAGPSAVAAAE; this is encoded by the coding sequence ATGGCGCGCGCCAAACCAAAAGTCGTTCGCCCCTCGCTCCCCAAGGCCCCGACAGGAATCCAAGGACTGGATGAGGTCACCGGCGGAGGCCTGCCGAAAGGCCGTGTCACGCTGGTGTGCGGCAGCGCGGGATGTGGCAAGAGCTTACTCGCGATGGAATTCCTGGTGCACGGCGCGGTTCGATACGGCGAGCCTGGCGTATGCATGGACTTCGAAGAGACCGAGCAGAAGCTGACGGCCAACGTCGCATCGCTGGGTTTTGATCTGCGTGAGCTTATCAAGCGCAAGAAGCTGTTGGTGGACTACGTTTCCATTGAGCGAAGCCAGATCGCCGAGACCGGAGAATACAACCTCGAGGGACTGTTCATCCGCTTGGCCCACGCGGTCAAGGCGATCAAGGCAAAGCGCGTTGTCCTGGACAGCATCGAGGCGCTTTTTTCCGGATTAGTTGACTCCACGATATTGCGAGCGGAACTCCGCCGGCTGTTCCATTGGCTGGAAGACCACAAGCTTACCGCCGTCGTTACCGGGGAAGCGGGAGAGCACACGCTGACCCGCCACGGGCTGGAGGAATACATCGCCGATTGCGTGATCGCGCTGGACCACCGGGTCACGGAACAGATCTCCACGCGGCGGCTGCGGATCGTCAAGTACCGGGGCACTTCCCACGGCACCGATGAGTATCCGTTCCTGATCGATCACGAGGGCATCTCGGTGGTGCCGATCACCTCACTGGCCCTTGCCCACAAAGCATCGACGGACCGCGTTGCAACGGGAATTCCCGCTTTGGACGAGATGATGGAAGGTAAGGGGTTCTACCGTGGAAGCAGTGTGCTGGTGTCGGGCACGTCGGGAACCGGCAAGTCCAGCCTGGCGGCGAACTTCGCCGGCGCCACCTGCGCCCGTGGCGAAGATTGCCTGTATTTCGCTTTTGAAGAGTCTCCCAGCCAGATCCTCCGGAACATGCGCTCGGTTGGCATTGACCTGGAGCGGTGGGTAAGACAGGGCCTATTGCACTTCCACGCGATGCGGCCGACCAGCACCGGCCTGGAAGGACACTTGGCCATTATTCACAAATTGAGCGCCAAGCTTCGACCCAACGTCGTGGTCATCGACCCGATCACGAACCTGGTTACGGCCTCGGGCATTTATGGCGTCAAATCGATGCTCATGCGCCTGGTCGATTTTCTAAAGGTGGAACAGATCACATCGATGTTCACGAATCTGACATTCTCAGGAGACCCCCAGGAGAGAACTGCGGCGGCCGTCTCCTCGCTCATGGACACCTGGATCGTGTTGCGGGACAGCAAGCCCAATGGACGACCGAAACGCGAGCTTTACGTTCTGAAATCCCGCGGTA